Below is a window of Haloterrigena alkaliphila DNA.
CTCACCCCAGTCCTCTTCGAGCTCCGGGGCTCGCTCGAGGACTGGCGGCTCGGTGTCGACGACTTCAAGCTCTGCTCCACAGGTCGTACAGTCAACGATCTCTCCAACTTCCAGATCGTCGTGCAGGGACACCTCAGCCCCACACTCGACGCATTCGGTCATTGTACCTGCTACTGAGGGCCGATTACCCTTAAAGGCTTCGAACTTAACAGCACGTTTACACTACTCAGACTGCCCGCTAAGAGGATGAAAAGGCGAATACGCGGCAAATTTTGACTGACATATCATGTAGTCGGTGTATTGTCCCCTCGCGGGGACGGTGGCGAGACCGTCGGTCTCGCCCGCCCGTAGGTTCGTTCCTCACCTACGGACGGCGCCAGCGGTCGCGGTAGCGCGAGTGGGAAGCCGGTCTCAGACATAGCCGTTCACCTCCTCCCGGAGCGCCTCGTGTGCCGTCTCGAGCGCGTCGTTCGTCGCTTCGAGCGTGGTCTCGTCGGTCTCGAGTGCGTCGCGAGCAGCCTCGAGTTGGCTGGCAACCGCGTCGGGGGCGGGTCCGCCCTGCGAGTCGCGGCTCGCGACGCTCTCGACGGGATCGAGCGCGTCTTCGACGGCTCCGGGGTCGACGACCGACTCGAGGGGTTCGCCCAGTACCTCCCTGGCAGCAGCATCGATCGCGTCGTAATCCGCTCCGTTTTCCGCGGCGATTGCGACCAGTTCGTGAGCCGTGCGGAACGGCAGTCCGTTCGCGGCCAGCAGGTCGGCGACGCCGGTCGCCGTCGAGAACCCCTCGCCGGCTTCCGCGGCGAGGATCTCCTCGTTCCAGTCGGCCGTCGCCACCGCACCGGCGGCGACCTCGCTGGCGTCCGTCACGGCGTCGACGGTCTCCCAAGCGTGGGTCGTCGCCCGCTGGAGGTCGATGTTATAGGCACGTGGCAAGCCCTTGAGCGTCGTCGTCAAGCCCTGGACCGCACCCGCCGCGTCGCCCGCGACCGCGCGAACCAACTCGAGCGTGTCGGGGTTCTTCTTCTGGGGCATGATCGACGACGTCGAGGAGTAGTCGTCCGAGATTTCGACGAAGCCCCGGTTCGCGAAGATGATCAGATCCTCCGCGAGCCCCGACAGCGTCGTCGCGTGCGTTGACAGCGCCTGGGTCGTCTCGAGCAGGAAGTCCCGGCTCGAGGAGGCGTCCATGGAGTTCTCGACGACAACGGCGGAGCGCTGCTCCGCCGAGCTCCCCCTCGCGCTGCTCGCGGGAACTCCCTCGAAACCGAGCAGTTCCGCCGTCCGTTCGCGATCGATGTCGAACGTCGTCCCCGCGAAGGCGGCCCCGCCGAGCGGTGACTCGTTGATACGACCGTAGGCCTCGAGCAGGCGTTTCGTATCGCGGCGCACCGCGCCCTCGTAGGAGAGCGCCCAGTGGGCGACGGTGGTCGGCTGGGCGGGCTGGAGGTGCGTGTAGCCGGGCATGATCGTCTCCGCGTGAGCCTCGGCCACGTCGACCAGCGACTCGCGCAGCGCCAGCGTCGTCTCGATCGCCTCGAGGACGTCCTCGCGAAGGCGATACCGGATGCAGGCCGCGACCTCGTCGTTGCGCGAGCGCGCGGTGTGCATCTTGCCGCCCTCCTCGCCGATGCGCTCGATGACGGCCGTTTCGATCGCCTCGTGGACGTCCTCGCCGTCGGGCAGGGAGCCGTGGCCGTCGACCTCGATAGCGTCCAGCGCCGTGAGAATCTGCCCGGCCACGTCGTCCTCGATGATCCCCTGCTCGGCGAGCATCACCGTATGCGCCCGGTCGACCTCGAGGTCGGCCTCGAAGATGCGTTCGTCCGCTGCGAGCGAGGAGAGGAAGCTCCGGGCGGGGCCGCCGCTGAACCGGTCTCGGCGGACGACACCCTCTCCGTCAGGGTCGGTTCCGCCGTCGGTGGCGGCCTCCGACTCGAACGCGGGCCCGTCGTGAGCGCTCTCCTCGGTCATCGTTATTCCTCGTCTTCCTCTACGTCGGAGCTATGCTCCGACGAGGGTCCGCTCGCTTCGCTCGCGTCACCGCCGCTGCCGTCGGTCGCGAGTTCGACTTCCTCGTCGTCGGCGTTGGCCGCGATCGCCTCGTTGGCGAGGCGGCGCTGGAAGCCGTGGTACTTCGCGACGCCGGTGGCGTCTTCCTGTTTGATCTTGCCGACCGTCTCCGTGTCGAAGGAGGCGTGCTCGGCCGAGTAGGCCGCGAACTTGCTGTCACGGGCGACCGGGCGGGCCTGGCCGCCCTCGAAGCGGATCGTGACCGTGCCGGTCACGCGCTGCTGGGTCTCGTCGATGAATCCCTCGAGTGCACTCACGAGCGGCGCGTCGATCAGGCCCTCGTAGCCCTTCTTCGACCACTTCTGGTCGATCAGCTGCTTGAACTCGCGTTCCTCCTGGGTCAGGACGAGGCTCTCGAGCGCCTCGTGGGCGTTGAGCAGCGTCGTCGCCGCGGGGTGCTCGTAGTTCTCGCGGACCTTCAGCCCGAGCATGCGGTCTTCCATCGAGTCGGTGCGGCCGACGCCGTAGGCCCCGGCCACGCCGTTGAGATGCTCGATGAGCTCGACGGGCTCGTACTCGACGCCGTCGACGGCGACGGGGTACCCCTCCTCGAACTCGATCTCGATCTCCTGGGTCTCGCCGGTCGGCGCCTGCGTCCAGGCGTAGATCTCCTCCGGCGGGACGTAGTTGGGATCCTCGAGGTCGTCGCCCTCGACGGAGCGACTCCAGAGGTTGGTGTCGATCGACCAGTCGCCGCCGCTGCCGCCCTCGACGGGGAGGTCGCGCTCGGCGGCGTACTCCTGTTCCCACTCGCGCGTGAGTCCGAGTTCGCGCACGGGGGCGATGACCTCGAGGTCGGAGTCGCGCCAGACGGCCTCGAACCGGAGCTGGTCGTTGCCCTTGCCGGTACAGCCGTGGGCGATGCCGGTACAGTCCTGTTCTTCGGCGACCTCGAGGATCGCCGTCGCGATCACGGGGCGGGCCAGCGCGGTGCCGAGCGGGTAGCCCTGGTAGGTCGCGTTCGCGCGAACGCCCTCGAGACAGAGGTCGGCGAACTCGTCTTTCGCGTCGACGACGTAGTGCTCGAGGCCGAGCGCCTCGGCGGTCTCTTCGGCTTCCTCGAACTCGGACGCCGGCTGACCGACGTCGACCGTGACGCCGATCACGTCGTCGTATCCGTACTCTTCCTCGAGCAGCGGGACGCAGACAGTCGTGTCCAGGCCGCCCGAGAACGCAAGTGCGACGCGTGTCATATCGTATCCGAGGAAAGCGTCAGGAGGGCCTTAAGCTCATTGGTTTTAATACCGTAAATTAACGATAGAGCGACTGCTAACTGGGAATTCTGCGTTTGCTGGAACGTTGGAACGAACCTGGTCGATGGGTGGGAGATAGTAGTCGGGCTCAGAGGCCCGGCCGTCGCCGTCGCGGTCGCCGCGGAGAAACAGCCCCGTCGGTAGCGGCAGCGCCGCCCGTGGTGCCGACGGAGTGACTCATTAGTGGTCCTATCGCAGTCCTCCGCCTTAAATCCTGCTGAACCGCAAATATTTCGGGTGTCGGTCACCCGCGAACGGCGCTCGAGGGGACTGTCGGCGCAGTGTCGTCACAACGCCGGCGCGGCGCTCGTCTCCCGCCGGCGACGAGACCGCGAGCGTCGTCGACGAGACCGCGAGCGTCAGCAACGGTGATCGCGAACCGCTACCGACGGAACCGACGGCTACACCTCGGTTTCGTCCTCCTCCGGCAGGGCGAGCACGTTCTCCCGGCCGATTCGGAAGACATCGATCTCGCCGTCCTCGCGCAACCCGCTGACGACCTGGCTCGTCTTGGCCTCTGTCCAGTCCAGTTCCGAGACGACCTCCTGCTGTTTGATCCGCCCGCCCCGGTCCTCGAGCAGGCGGAGGACGCGTTCCTCGTTGCTGAGCAGTTCCCGGGGCGGCGCGCTCGAGTCGGTCGCGGGAGTCGGCCCGGTCGCCACGGCGTCGCCGGCCGGTGCGTCGGTCGTCGCGTCGTCGCCGTGGACGCGTCTGAGCCACCAGCCGACGGCGCCGGCGGACGCGAGGAGCACGACGGCGGCCGGGACGACCAGCCACAGCGGTGACGACCCCCCGTCCGATTCGACGTCGGACTCGGGCGAGGACGAGGCCGATTCGTTGCTCTCCTCGATCATGAGAACCATCGGCGGATCCGACGAGAACGGATCGCCGTCGCTGAGCCAGTAGACCGACTGCTCGTCCCCGCCTTCCGGCTCCGGCGTGGCTTCGTCGATTTCGTACCCCTCCGGCGCGTTGATCTGCAACGACGTGTCGCTGGGGAACGTAAAGCCCAGCAGCGAGTTCTCGACTTGGATCTGATTCAACTGCACGTAGGCGAACTTCGTCCAGTCGAAGGTGACGCGAACGTGTCCGAGCTCTCGGGGGGCAGAGCTCGTGTCGGTGGCGACGGAGACGTTCTCGATCGTCATCTCCCGTTCCGTCTGGTTGTTCCCCTCGGCGAGTTCCTCGTTCCACCGGCGCTCCTCGCTGGCGGCGTAGGTGCCCGGATTCGATTCGACGTCCTCGCGGAGCGATTCCCACTCGCCGCCGGAGACGTTCTCGAACCGATAGTCGACGACGAACCTCGCGGAGCCGTTCTCCTGAACGTAGACGTCGATGTGGATCTCGTCGGCGTCGCTCAACTGTTCGCCCGCGGGGTCCTCCTGCAGCATCGCTCCGTCGGCACTGACGGCGCCGACCGCGCCGACAGGACCCAGCGAGAGCACGGCGAGCACGCAACCGATACCCACGAGCACCCGGACCAGGGCCCACAGCCCCTTGGTATCCATTACAGTGAAATGCCGTATCCGACCAAATATGTCTTTCCGACGCGCAAAGCGGTGAATTTTTGGGACAGTCACGAGTAGACGAAGGTATGATCGATCGCCGCGCCGAACTCGAGGTCGAGACGCTCCTGAAGATCGTCCTCGCACTGATCGCCGTCTTGCTCATCCTGCAGATCGTACAGGCAGTGATCGGTAGCATCGCGAGTCTGCTCGGGCCGTTCTTCTTCGTCGTTCAGGTGGCGATCGCCGCGCTGATCGTCCTCTGGCTCCTCGAGAAGATCTGAATCGACCGATCGGACCAGCACACTGATACGGGAACGCGCCCAAGCCCGACCGAAGTGTACAGCGTCAACGTTCCGGTTCCCGGCCGCGTTCGGACCGTCGCCAACGAGCTCTATCCCGATCTCGTGGGCTTCGACCGCGTCCGCGAGGACCACTCGTGTCTGCTCAAACGGCTCGGCGAGGCCGACCACGTCGCCCAACTGCAACACCGCGCCCACCGCGCGCTCGAGGGGACCCCCGCCGTCGAAGCCGAGATTACGGGCATCGACTACTTCGAAGCGCCGCCGCTGGGGTCGG
It encodes the following:
- a CDS encoding argininosuccinate synthase, whose product is MTRVALAFSGGLDTTVCVPLLEEEYGYDDVIGVTVDVGQPASEFEEAEETAEALGLEHYVVDAKDEFADLCLEGVRANATYQGYPLGTALARPVIATAILEVAEEQDCTGIAHGCTGKGNDQLRFEAVWRDSDLEVIAPVRELGLTREWEQEYAAERDLPVEGGSGGDWSIDTNLWSRSVEGDDLEDPNYVPPEEIYAWTQAPTGETQEIEIEFEEGYPVAVDGVEYEPVELIEHLNGVAGAYGVGRTDSMEDRMLGLKVRENYEHPAATTLLNAHEALESLVLTQEEREFKQLIDQKWSKKGYEGLIDAPLVSALEGFIDETQQRVTGTVTIRFEGGQARPVARDSKFAAYSAEHASFDTETVGKIKQEDATGVAKYHGFQRRLANEAIAANADDEEVELATDGSGGDASEASGPSSEHSSDVEEDEE
- a CDS encoding DUF7343 domain-containing protein; this translates as MDTKGLWALVRVLVGIGCVLAVLSLGPVGAVGAVSADGAMLQEDPAGEQLSDADEIHIDVYVQENGSARFVVDYRFENVSGGEWESLREDVESNPGTYAASEERRWNEELAEGNNQTEREMTIENVSVATDTSSAPRELGHVRVTFDWTKFAYVQLNQIQVENSLLGFTFPSDTSLQINAPEGYEIDEATPEPEGGDEQSVYWLSDGDPFSSDPPMVLMIEESNESASSSPESDVESDGGSSPLWLVVPAAVVLLASAGAVGWWLRRVHGDDATTDAPAGDAVATGPTPATDSSAPPRELLSNEERVLRLLEDRGGRIKQQEVVSELDWTEAKTSQVVSGLREDGEIDVFRIGRENVLALPEEDETEV
- a CDS encoding DUF7554 family protein — encoded protein: MIDRRAELEVETLLKIVLALIAVLLILQIVQAVIGSIASLLGPFFFVVQVAIAALIVLWLLEKI
- the argH gene encoding argininosuccinate lyase, whose product is MTEESAHDGPAFESEAATDGGTDPDGEGVVRRDRFSGGPARSFLSSLAADERIFEADLEVDRAHTVMLAEQGIIEDDVAGQILTALDAIEVDGHGSLPDGEDVHEAIETAVIERIGEEGGKMHTARSRNDEVAACIRYRLREDVLEAIETTLALRESLVDVAEAHAETIMPGYTHLQPAQPTTVAHWALSYEGAVRRDTKRLLEAYGRINESPLGGAAFAGTTFDIDRERTAELLGFEGVPASSARGSSAEQRSAVVVENSMDASSSRDFLLETTQALSTHATTLSGLAEDLIIFANRGFVEISDDYSSTSSIMPQKKNPDTLELVRAVAGDAAGAVQGLTTTLKGLPRAYNIDLQRATTHAWETVDAVTDASEVAAGAVATADWNEEILAAEAGEGFSTATGVADLLAANGLPFRTAHELVAIAAENGADYDAIDAAAREVLGEPLESVVDPGAVEDALDPVESVASRDSQGGPAPDAVASQLEAARDALETDETTLEATNDALETAHEALREEVNGYV
- the lysW gene encoding lysine biosynthesis protein LysW is translated as MTECVECGAEVSLHDDLEVGEIVDCTTCGAELEVVDTEPPVLERAPELEEDWGE